The following are encoded together in the Halomonas halophila genome:
- a CDS encoding replication-associated recombination protein A, translated as MDLFQQASSEESAPLAWRMRPRRLADYVGQPALVGPGKPLRRMAEGGPVRSMILWGPPGTGKTTLAEILAEESGAHLERLSAVMAGVKDIRAAVDRARAAQGQDRPTLLFLDEIHRLNKSQQDALLPHVESGLLTLIGATTENPSFEVNSALLSRARVHVLKSLSDDDVTEVLRRALADADRGLGARHITVDDEVLALLARAAAGDARRALGLLETACDFTVQEGDGERLPREALEDVIGHQASAFDKQGDHYYDLLSAIHKSIRSSRQDAALLYIARFIQGGGDPLDVIRRLTAIASEDVGNADPKALPLTMAAWDAYLRLGDYEGQRAIAHAAVHLAVAPKSNAVDQAWNRAKAFAAAQPRLEVPTYLRNAPTKLMESLGHGDGYRYAHNEPNGYPAGSAHDCWPDDVPFERFYQPTANGQEKRYGQMLEWRAELDAAADRARD; from the coding sequence ATGGACCTGTTCCAGCAGGCCAGCAGCGAGGAGAGCGCCCCCCTGGCCTGGCGCATGCGCCCCCGTCGGCTGGCCGATTACGTGGGCCAGCCGGCGCTGGTCGGCCCCGGCAAGCCGCTGCGCCGCATGGCCGAGGGCGGCCCGGTGCGGTCGATGATCCTGTGGGGCCCGCCGGGCACCGGCAAGACCACCCTGGCCGAGATCCTGGCCGAGGAGTCCGGCGCCCACCTCGAGCGGCTCTCGGCGGTAATGGCCGGGGTCAAGGACATCCGCGCGGCGGTGGACCGCGCCCGAGCCGCCCAGGGTCAGGACCGCCCCACCCTGCTGTTCCTCGACGAGATCCACCGGCTCAACAAGAGCCAGCAGGACGCCCTGCTGCCCCACGTGGAGTCCGGCCTGCTGACGCTGATCGGCGCCACCACCGAGAACCCCTCGTTCGAGGTCAACTCGGCGCTGCTGTCCCGGGCCCGGGTGCACGTGCTGAAGTCGCTCTCCGACGACGACGTGACCGAGGTGCTCCGCCGCGCGCTTGCCGACGCCGACCGCGGGCTGGGCGCCCGACACATCACCGTGGACGACGAGGTGCTCGCGCTGCTGGCCCGGGCCGCCGCCGGCGACGCCCGCCGCGCCCTGGGCCTGCTGGAGACCGCCTGCGACTTCACGGTGCAGGAAGGCGACGGCGAGCGCCTGCCCCGCGAGGCGCTGGAGGACGTGATCGGCCACCAGGCCAGCGCCTTCGACAAGCAGGGCGATCACTACTATGACCTGCTGTCGGCGATCCACAAGTCGATCCGCTCCTCGCGCCAGGACGCCGCCCTGCTCTACATCGCGCGATTCATCCAGGGCGGCGGCGACCCGCTGGACGTGATCCGCCGGCTGACCGCCATCGCCTCGGAAGACGTCGGCAACGCCGACCCCAAGGCGCTGCCGCTGACCATGGCGGCCTGGGACGCCTACCTGCGGCTCGGCGACTACGAGGGCCAGCGCGCCATCGCCCACGCCGCCGTCCATCTGGCGGTGGCGCCCAAGAGCAACGCCGTCGACCAGGCCTGGAACCGCGCCAAGGCGTTCGCCGCCGCCCAGCCGCGCCTCGAGGTGCCCACCTACCTGCGCAACGCGCCCACCAAGCTGATGGAATCGCTGGGCCACGGCGACGGCTATCGCTACGCCCATAACGAGCCCAACGGCTACCCCGCCGGCAGCGCCCACGACTGCTGGCCGGACGACGTGCCCTTCGAACGCTTCTACCAGCCCACCGCCAACGGCCAGGAGAAGCGCTACGGCCAGATGCTGGAGTGGCGGGCCGAGCTCGACGCCGCCGCCGACCGAGCACGGGACTGA
- a CDS encoding hemerythrin domain-containing protein, translating to MLNQLRQDHANMARMLHVLQLKQKTLAEGERPNFQLVREVVDYILDYQDSFSQPLEHVCSERLQELAPETEAVTERLAKDYRALKAQLKRLSGDLDMILMDAVVPMDRFADDLKAYLDAHRAYLRDERELLFPLIREHFSEDDLQRLAEALPEGATTELERLQEAYPELYAELRDAPEPVT from the coding sequence ATGCTGAACCAACTGCGCCAGGATCATGCCAACATGGCCCGCATGTTGCACGTTCTACAGCTCAAGCAGAAGACCCTGGCCGAGGGCGAACGCCCGAACTTCCAGCTGGTGCGGGAAGTCGTGGATTATATCCTCGATTACCAGGACAGCTTCAGCCAGCCGCTGGAGCATGTCTGCTCCGAACGCCTGCAGGAACTGGCCCCGGAGACCGAGGCGGTGACCGAGCGGCTGGCCAAGGACTATCGTGCCCTCAAGGCCCAGCTCAAGCGCCTCTCCGGCGACCTCGACATGATTCTCATGGATGCCGTAGTGCCCATGGATCGTTTCGCCGACGACCTCAAGGCGTATCTCGATGCCCATCGGGCCTACCTGCGCGACGAGCGCGAGCTGCTCTTCCCGCTGATTCGCGAGCATTTCTCCGAGGATGACCTCCAGCGGCTTGCCGAGGCTCTGCCCGAGGGCGCGACCACCGAACTCGAGCGCCTGCAGGAGGCCTACCCCGAGCTCTATGCCGAGCTGCGCGATGCGCCGGAGCCGGTGACCTGA
- the murI gene encoding glutamate racemase — protein MTGPVLVFDSGVGGLSVVEALRRRLPDVVLAYACDNAMLPYGVREDAWLVERILAVCEAAVAASGCCGLVVACNTASTLALDALRERLSVPVVGTVPAIKPATGASESRHIGLLATSATVARPYTARLIEAFAGDCRVTRLAADPLVGEAERLVAGEVPDPEVLRRVLAPLAELPDLDTLVLGCTHFPLLREALEAAVPHPVRWVDSGDAIARRTGQVIVAPQRRPAVERGWVTGPDTTLARGLAGFGFSETHALVLP, from the coding sequence ATGACGGGCCCGGTGCTGGTGTTCGATTCCGGCGTCGGCGGGCTCTCGGTGGTCGAGGCGCTTCGCCGCCGCCTGCCCGACGTGGTCCTGGCCTACGCCTGCGACAACGCCATGCTGCCCTATGGCGTGCGCGAGGACGCCTGGCTGGTAGAGCGCATCCTCGCCGTGTGCGAGGCGGCGGTGGCCGCCAGTGGGTGTTGTGGCCTCGTGGTGGCCTGCAACACCGCCAGCACCCTGGCCCTCGATGCCCTGCGCGAGCGGCTGTCGGTGCCGGTGGTGGGCACCGTGCCGGCGATCAAGCCCGCCACCGGGGCCAGCGAGAGCCGCCATATCGGTCTTCTCGCCACCAGTGCCACCGTGGCGCGGCCCTATACCGCGCGGCTGATCGAGGCCTTCGCCGGCGACTGCCGGGTCACGCGCCTGGCCGCCGACCCGTTGGTGGGCGAGGCCGAACGCCTGGTGGCCGGCGAGGTGCCGGACCCCGAGGTGCTGCGCCGGGTGCTGGCGCCGCTGGCCGAGCTGCCGGATCTCGATACCCTGGTGCTCGGTTGCACCCACTTCCCGCTGCTGCGCGAGGCGCTCGAGGCCGCGGTACCGCATCCGGTGCGCTGGGTCGACTCCGGTGACGCCATCGCCCGGCGCACCGGCCAGGTGATCGTCGCGCCCCAGCGCCGCCCGGCCGTCGAGCGGGGCTGGGTCACCGGCCCCGACACGACCCTGGCCCGGGGGCTCGCCGGCTTCGGTTTTTCCGAGACACACGCTCTCGTGTTGCCCTGA
- the trmA gene encoding tRNA (uridine(54)-C5)-methyltransferase TrmA — translation MAIPVVDPDRYDEQLAAKRDRLTAQFARFAPPELEVHASPASHYRQRCEFRVWHEGDDLYYAMFEVDPEDPKQKTVVRLDDYPVAGQRINELMPALRERLLDNPTLRHRLFQVEFLTTLTGEALVTLIYHRQLDEAWEVEARALEQALDIMIIGRARKQRLVLTRDHVWERLGVDGRELVYQQVENSFTQPNAEICRSMLSWARDVTAGSTERDLVELYCGNGNFTVALAENFRRVLATEISRTSVASARENLAANGVDNAVVGRMSAEEFSQALRGEKGGRRVAEFGLDDYDFSTVLVDPPRAGLDEDSCRQLSDYERIVYISCNPDTLADNLETLTRTHEVVRFALFDQFPWTHHCECGVLLERRR, via the coding sequence GTGGCCATTCCCGTTGTCGACCCCGACCGCTATGACGAGCAGCTCGCGGCCAAGCGCGACCGACTGACCGCCCAGTTCGCCCGTTTCGCTCCACCCGAGCTGGAAGTGCATGCCTCGCCGGCCAGCCACTACCGCCAGCGCTGCGAATTCCGGGTCTGGCACGAGGGCGACGATCTCTACTATGCCATGTTCGAGGTCGATCCCGAGGACCCGAAGCAGAAGACCGTGGTGCGTCTGGACGACTACCCGGTGGCCGGCCAGCGCATCAATGAGCTGATGCCGGCACTGCGCGAGCGCCTGCTCGACAACCCGACCCTGCGGCATCGGCTGTTCCAGGTGGAGTTTCTCACCACCTTGACCGGCGAGGCGCTGGTGACGCTGATCTATCACCGCCAGCTCGACGAGGCCTGGGAGGTCGAGGCCCGTGCCCTCGAGCAGGCACTGGACATCATGATCATCGGCCGGGCCCGCAAGCAGCGCCTGGTGCTGACCCGCGACCACGTCTGGGAGCGGCTCGGCGTCGACGGCCGCGAGCTCGTCTACCAGCAGGTGGAGAACAGCTTCACCCAGCCCAACGCCGAGATCTGTCGTTCGATGCTGTCCTGGGCCCGGGACGTCACCGCCGGCAGCACCGAACGCGACCTGGTGGAGCTGTACTGCGGCAATGGCAACTTCACCGTGGCCCTGGCGGAGAACTTCCGCCGCGTGCTGGCCACCGAGATCTCGCGCACCTCGGTCGCCAGCGCCCGGGAGAACCTGGCCGCCAACGGCGTCGACAACGCCGTGGTGGGGCGTATGTCGGCCGAGGAGTTCTCCCAGGCGCTGCGCGGCGAGAAGGGCGGCCGCCGGGTCGCCGAGTTCGGCCTCGACGACTACGATTTCTCTACCGTGCTAGTCGACCCGCCGCGGGCCGGGCTCGATGAGGACAGCTGTCGTCAACTCAGTGACTACGAGCGTATCGTCTATATTTCATGCAATCCGGATACGCTTGCCGACAACCTGGAGACCCTCACCCGTACCCACGAGGTGGTGCGCTTCGCGCTCTTCGACCAGTTCCCCTGGACCCACCACTGCGAGTGCGGTGTCCTGCTGGAGCGGCGCCGCTAG
- a CDS encoding NAD-glutamate dehydrogenase — translation MLQVAHEEGRQDLLKQLEERLQSRLEQDKAASVEAFARHFYAAVPLEDLADRRLDDLYGATLSVWHFIQQFDADAPKVRVFNPDFEEHGWQSTHTFIAVLHEDMPFLVDSVRVELNRRGMTVHAIHNAVLAVERDADHRLCRVSDPGASGAPETRESLIAIEVDRHSDVAELEEIEASLHEVLGDVRTAVADFDPMREKVREAIAELETGCPEQVEAEDHREAIAFLEWLLEDNFTFFGYDEYEVLEDGSRQRLDKVEDSELGVFRLDQPRYRERIRTDLGVEGDRFVLVPQLLSFAKSAHHARIHRPTYPDYISIDRYDEQGNIVGERRFLGLFTATVYNDSPRHVPILRRKLRSVMEISGFNPKAHNGKQLLQILEVYPRDDLFQIDVDELAQTALGILDIRERRRVRLFIREDRFGKFFSCLVFVPRDVFSTELRLRLQELLCEELDATFGDFNTYLSESVLARIQFILRFNGDGPADYDIRRLEDKLVKLARNWRDDLLNAAIEGFGEEHANQLMGRFRDAFPASYRDDFSARTAVYDLQHLGELDDGAPLALSLYRLIEEEGSGVNLKLFHPDTSIPLSDVLPMMENLGLRVLGERPYEVGATDRDYWIHDFTLEHHTSVEVNLQEMREPFIEAFQRIWTGEADNDPFNRLIIGANLDWREVAMLRAYARYLKQIRFGMSQNYIATTLVNHPEITRELVSLFELRFDPADRPEGGDIADCEARILALLEEVPSLNDDRMLRRYMELIQATLRTNYYQRTEDGGFKDYIALKLEPSRVTGMPKPRPAFEIFVCSPRVEGVHLRGGKVARGGLRWSDRREDFRTEVLGLVKAQQVKNAVIVPVGAKGGFVCKRMPEGADRETVQKEGIACYQIFIRALLDVTDNLVGGEVVPPECVVRHDDDDAYLVVAADKGTATFSDIANEISVEYGHWLGDAFASGGAHGYDHKKMGITAKGAWESVKRHFRGLGINTQEDEFSVVGVGDMAGDVFGNGMLLSDKIRLMGAFNHLHIFVDPTPDAAASFAERKRLFEQPRSSWEDYDQSVISEGGGVFQRSAKSITITPQMKKAFGIREDRLSPNELIRAMLVSQVDLIWNGGIGTYVKGSAESHAQVGDKANDALRVDGRELNCRVVGEGGNLGLTQRGRMEAAAKGVRVYTDFIDNAGGVNCSDHEVNIKILIDEVVSRGDMTEKQRNRLLADMTDEVSELVLLDNYRQTQALDLAERLSREGIGPFRRFISELEAAGQIDRELEFLPSDEELQERAHQAQGMTLPELSVLISYAKSVLKGDLIASDVPDDPTIIRYVERVFPSMLAERYRDEMYDHRLKREIVATQLANDIIDHMGVVFMRRLMDSTGAGRADIARAYVIARDSFQLPKLWEQLEALDNKIATDVQYAMMLDLMRMLRRSTRWFLRHRSSLSTRDAIDYFGPRLAQLQEGIGKRLRGEEKAQWEARRQELVEAGVPEALAATVAAADSLYAALGIIHAARQNDDKPQRVAEVFYEIGARLELPWLLQQVTRLEVSDGWEVKARETFRDDIERQQLALTSSVLSMEGGPRESAERVERWLSLHESMHQRWGRLLEEVGSGSQGGFPLFAVAVRELVDLAESNSEG, via the coding sequence ATGCTACAAGTCGCACACGAGGAGGGCCGTCAGGACCTCCTCAAGCAGCTCGAGGAACGGCTGCAGAGCCGTCTGGAACAGGACAAGGCCGCGTCGGTCGAGGCCTTCGCCCGGCACTTTTATGCGGCGGTGCCTCTGGAGGATCTCGCCGACCGACGCCTTGACGACCTCTACGGCGCGACCCTCTCGGTGTGGCACTTCATCCAGCAGTTCGATGCCGACGCCCCCAAGGTGCGGGTCTTCAACCCGGACTTCGAGGAGCACGGTTGGCAGTCCACCCATACCTTCATCGCCGTGCTGCACGAGGACATGCCGTTCCTCGTCGATTCGGTGCGCGTGGAGCTCAACCGTCGCGGCATGACCGTGCACGCCATCCACAACGCCGTGCTGGCGGTGGAGCGCGACGCCGATCATCGCCTTTGCCGCGTCAGCGACCCTGGTGCGTCCGGCGCTCCTGAGACCCGCGAATCGCTGATCGCCATCGAGGTCGACCGCCACTCCGACGTGGCCGAGCTGGAAGAGATCGAGGCCAGCCTGCATGAGGTGCTGGGCGACGTGCGCACCGCCGTGGCCGACTTCGACCCCATGCGCGAGAAGGTCCGCGAGGCCATCGCCGAACTCGAGACCGGCTGCCCCGAGCAGGTCGAAGCCGAGGATCATCGCGAGGCGATCGCCTTCCTCGAATGGTTGCTCGAGGACAACTTCACCTTCTTCGGCTACGACGAGTACGAGGTTCTCGAAGACGGCAGCCGGCAGCGCCTGGACAAGGTCGAGGACAGTGAACTCGGCGTGTTCCGCCTCGACCAGCCGCGCTACCGCGAACGCATTCGCACCGACCTGGGCGTCGAGGGCGACCGCTTCGTGCTGGTCCCCCAGCTGCTGTCGTTCGCCAAGAGCGCCCATCATGCGCGCATCCACCGGCCGACCTACCCGGACTACATCTCCATCGACCGCTACGACGAGCAGGGCAACATCGTCGGCGAGCGGCGGTTCCTGGGGCTGTTCACCGCCACCGTCTACAACGATTCGCCGCGCCACGTGCCGATCCTGCGGCGCAAGCTGCGCTCGGTGATGGAGATCTCCGGCTTCAATCCCAAGGCCCACAACGGCAAGCAGCTGCTGCAGATCCTCGAGGTCTATCCCCGCGACGACCTGTTCCAGATCGACGTCGACGAGCTGGCGCAGACCGCGCTGGGCATCCTGGACATCCGTGAGCGGCGCCGGGTGAGGCTGTTCATCCGCGAGGACCGCTTCGGCAAGTTCTTCTCCTGCCTCGTGTTCGTGCCGCGCGACGTCTTCTCCACCGAGCTGCGCCTGCGCCTGCAGGAGCTGCTGTGCGAGGAACTCGACGCCACCTTCGGCGACTTCAACACATATCTCTCCGAGTCGGTGCTGGCGCGCATCCAGTTCATCCTGCGTTTCAACGGTGACGGCCCGGCGGACTACGACATCCGGCGCCTCGAGGACAAGCTGGTCAAGCTGGCGCGCAACTGGCGCGACGACCTGCTCAACGCCGCCATCGAGGGATTCGGCGAGGAGCATGCCAACCAGCTGATGGGCCGCTTCCGCGACGCCTTCCCGGCCAGCTACCGCGACGACTTCAGCGCTCGCACCGCGGTCTACGACCTGCAGCATCTCGGGGAGCTCGACGACGGCGCGCCCCTGGCGCTGTCGCTGTACCGCCTGATCGAGGAAGAGGGCAGCGGCGTCAATCTCAAGCTGTTCCATCCCGACACCTCGATTCCCCTCTCCGATGTGCTGCCGATGATGGAGAACCTGGGCCTGCGGGTGCTCGGTGAGCGGCCCTACGAGGTCGGTGCCACCGATCGCGACTACTGGATTCATGATTTCACCCTGGAGCATCACACCAGCGTGGAGGTGAATCTGCAGGAGATGCGCGAGCCGTTCATCGAGGCCTTCCAGCGCATCTGGACCGGCGAGGCCGACAATGATCCCTTCAACCGGCTGATCATCGGCGCCAACCTGGACTGGCGGGAAGTGGCGATGCTGCGTGCCTACGCGCGCTACCTGAAGCAGATCCGCTTCGGCATGTCGCAGAACTACATCGCCACCACCCTGGTGAACCATCCCGAGATCACCCGCGAGCTGGTCAGCCTGTTCGAGCTGCGCTTCGATCCCGCCGATCGTCCCGAGGGCGGCGACATCGCCGACTGCGAGGCGCGCATCCTGGCGCTGCTCGAGGAGGTGCCGAGCCTCAACGACGACCGCATGCTGCGTCGCTACATGGAGCTGATCCAGGCGACCCTGCGCACCAATTACTATCAGCGCACCGAAGACGGCGGCTTCAAGGACTACATCGCCCTGAAGCTCGAGCCCTCCAGGGTCACCGGCATGCCCAAGCCGCGCCCGGCCTTCGAGATCTTCGTCTGCTCGCCGCGGGTCGAGGGCGTGCATCTGCGTGGCGGCAAGGTCGCCCGCGGCGGGCTGCGCTGGTCCGACCGTCGGGAGGATTTCCGCACCGAGGTGCTGGGCCTGGTCAAGGCGCAGCAGGTCAAGAACGCGGTGATCGTGCCGGTAGGGGCCAAGGGTGGCTTCGTCTGCAAGCGCATGCCGGAAGGCGCGGACCGCGAGACCGTGCAGAAGGAAGGCATCGCCTGCTACCAGATTTTCATCCGTGCGCTGCTCGACGTCACCGACAACCTGGTCGGCGGCGAGGTGGTGCCGCCCGAGTGCGTGGTGCGCCACGACGACGATGACGCCTACCTGGTGGTGGCCGCCGACAAGGGCACGGCGACCTTCTCCGACATCGCCAACGAGATCTCCGTCGAGTACGGTCACTGGCTGGGCGATGCCTTCGCCTCCGGCGGCGCCCACGGTTACGACCACAAGAAGATGGGCATCACCGCCAAGGGCGCCTGGGAATCGGTCAAGCGCCACTTCCGCGGGCTGGGCATCAATACCCAGGAAGACGAGTTCAGCGTGGTCGGCGTCGGCGACATGGCCGGCGACGTGTTCGGCAACGGCATGCTGCTGTCCGACAAGATCCGGCTGATGGGCGCCTTCAACCACCTGCACATCTTCGTCGACCCGACCCCGGACGCCGCGGCCAGCTTCGCCGAGCGCAAGCGCCTGTTCGAGCAGCCCCGTTCGAGCTGGGAGGACTACGACCAGAGCGTGATCTCCGAGGGCGGCGGCGTGTTCCAGCGCAGCGCCAAGTCGATCACCATCACGCCGCAGATGAAGAAGGCCTTCGGCATCCGCGAGGACAGGCTGTCACCCAACGAGCTGATCCGCGCCATGCTGGTCTCCCAGGTCGACCTGATCTGGAACGGCGGCATCGGCACCTACGTCAAGGGCAGCGCCGAGAGCCACGCTCAGGTCGGTGACAAGGCCAACGACGCCCTGCGCGTCGACGGGCGCGAGCTCAACTGCCGGGTGGTGGGCGAGGGCGGCAACCTCGGCCTGACCCAGCGAGGACGCATGGAAGCCGCGGCCAAGGGCGTGCGGGTCTACACCGACTTCATCGACAACGCCGGCGGCGTCAACTGCTCCGACCATGAGGTCAACATCAAGATCCTCATCGACGAGGTGGTCTCCCGCGGCGACATGACCGAGAAGCAGCGCAACCGTCTGCTCGCCGACATGACCGACGAAGTCAGCGAGCTGGTGCTGCTCGACAACTATCGTCAGACTCAGGCCCTCGATCTCGCCGAGCGGCTTTCCCGGGAGGGGATCGGCCCCTTCCGCCGTTTCATCAGCGAGCTGGAAGCGGCCGGTCAGATCGATCGCGAGCTGGAATTCCTGCCCAGCGACGAGGAGCTTCAGGAGCGGGCACACCAGGCGCAGGGCATGACGCTGCCCGAGCTGTCGGTGCTGATCTCCTATGCCAAGAGCGTGCTCAAGGGCGACCTGATCGCCTCCGACGTGCCCGACGACCCGACCATCATCCGCTACGTGGAGCGCGTCTTCCCGTCGATGCTGGCCGAGCGCTATCGCGACGAGATGTACGACCACCGCCTGAAGCGCGAGATCGTCGCCACCCAGCTGGCCAACGACATCATCGATCACATGGGCGTGGTGTTCATGCGCCGGCTGATGGACTCCACCGGGGCAGGCCGTGCCGACATCGCCCGGGCCTACGTCATCGCCCGTGACAGTTTCCAGCTGCCCAAGCTTTGGGAGCAGCTCGAGGCGCTGGACAACAAGATCGCGACGGATGTCCAGTACGCGATGATGCTCGACCTGATGCGTATGCTGCGTCGTTCCACCCGCTGGTTCCTGCGTCATCGCAGCAGCCTGAGCACCCGCGACGCCATCGACTACTTCGGTCCGCGCCTGGCCCAGCTGCAGGAAGGCATCGGCAAGCGCCTGCGCGGCGAGGAGAAGGCCCAGTGGGAGGCGCGGCGTCAGGAGCTGGTCGAGGCCGGCGTGCCGGAGGCCCTGGCCGCCACGGTCGCCGCGGCCGACAGTCTCTACGCGGCGCTGGGCATCATTCATGCCGCTCGCCAGAACGACGACAAGCCGCAGCGGGTCGCCGAGGTCTTCTACGAGATCGGTGCGCGCCTCGAGCTGCCCTGGCTGCTGCAGCAGGTCACTCGCCTAGAGGTCAGCGACGGCTGGGAGGTCAAGGCGCGGGAGACCTTCCGCGACGACATCGAGCGTCAGCAGCTGGCACTGACCTCGAGCGTGCTGAGCATGGAAGGCGGGCCGCGCGAGAGCGCCGAGCGCGTCGAGCGCTGGCTGTCGCTCCACGAGAGCATGCACCAGCGCTGGGGCCGCCTGCTCGAGGAGGTCGGCAGCGGCAGTCAGGGTGGCTTCCCGCTGTTTGCCGTGGCGGTCCGCGAGCTGGTGGACCTGGCCGAGAGCAACAGCGAGGGCTGA
- the mgtE gene encoding magnesium transporter — MTETTETLEHRLSRIHLALEKEHLEWVDDVIADLEPAEVALLLESLPLDARIRLWERVPQEVDGEVLLHVHDEARSTLIDDMDHAEIVAATAGLDTADLAELFEDLPQQVAEDMLRSMDELQRARLQETLAFEEDSAGRLMRTDTIAVRGDVSLETVQRFLRWKQEVPDNTDSLMVVDRNGLFMGMLPLARLVASDQEQAVADLMDSDVDSIQVTMKAQDVATLFQTHDLVSAPVVDARGLLLGRIVIDDIVDVIREQSEQALMNMAGLDEEEDLFAPVLPSAKRRAVWLGINLLTAFLAAWVIGRFEAALDQLVALAVLMPIVASMGGIAGSQTLTLAIRGLALGQISRTNSNWLLRKEVGIAVLNGVLWALVVAVLAIVWFGSVGIGIIIAAALVINMLAAGVAGIVIPLMLKRFGIDPALSGSVVLTTVTDVVGFMSFLGLATLFLL; from the coding sequence ATGACCGAAACCACCGAGACGCTGGAACACCGCCTGTCGCGCATTCACCTGGCGCTGGAGAAGGAACACCTGGAGTGGGTCGACGACGTGATCGCCGACCTGGAACCTGCCGAGGTCGCCCTGCTGCTGGAGTCGCTGCCGCTCGATGCGCGCATCCGGCTGTGGGAGCGCGTGCCCCAGGAGGTCGACGGCGAGGTACTGCTGCACGTCCACGACGAGGCGCGCAGTACCCTGATCGACGACATGGACCACGCCGAGATCGTCGCCGCTACCGCCGGGCTCGATACCGCCGATCTGGCCGAGCTGTTCGAGGACCTGCCACAGCAGGTCGCCGAGGACATGCTGCGCTCCATGGACGAGCTGCAGCGTGCGCGCCTGCAGGAGACCCTGGCCTTCGAGGAGGACTCCGCCGGGCGCCTGATGCGTACCGACACCATCGCCGTGCGTGGCGACGTCAGCCTGGAGACGGTACAGCGCTTCCTGCGCTGGAAGCAGGAGGTGCCCGACAACACCGACAGCCTGATGGTGGTCGACCGCAACGGCCTGTTCATGGGCATGCTGCCGCTGGCCCGGCTGGTGGCCAGCGATCAGGAGCAGGCCGTGGCCGACCTGATGGACAGCGACGTGGACAGCATCCAGGTGACCATGAAGGCCCAGGACGTCGCCACCCTGTTCCAGACCCACGACCTGGTCTCGGCGCCGGTGGTCGATGCCCGCGGCCTGCTGCTTGGCCGCATCGTGATCGACGACATCGTCGACGTGATTCGAGAGCAGTCCGAGCAGGCGCTGATGAACATGGCCGGCCTCGACGAGGAAGAGGACCTGTTCGCTCCAGTGCTGCCCAGCGCCAAACGCCGTGCCGTTTGGCTCGGCATCAACCTGCTGACCGCCTTCCTGGCCGCCTGGGTGATCGGCCGCTTCGAGGCGGCGCTGGATCAGCTGGTGGCACTGGCCGTGCTGATGCCGATCGTCGCCAGCATGGGCGGCATCGCCGGCAGTCAGACCCTGACGCTGGCGATTCGAGGCCTGGCCCTCGGCCAGATCAGCCGCACCAACAGCAATTGGCTGCTGCGCAAGGAGGTCGGCATCGCGGTGCTCAACGGCGTGCTGTGGGCGCTGGTGGTGGCGGTACTGGCGATCGTCTGGTTCGGCAGCGTCGGCATCGGCATCATCATCGCCGCCGCCCTGGTGATCAACATGCTGGCCGCCGGCGTCGCCGGCATCGTCATCCCGCTGATGCTCAAGCGCTTCGGCATCGACCCGGCCCTGTCCGGCTCGGTGGTGCTGACCACGGTCACCGACGTGGTGGGCTTCATGTCCTTCCTGGGCCTGGCCACGCTGTTCCTGCTCTGA
- a CDS encoding quinone-dependent dihydroorotate dehydrogenase produces MYSLARSLLFRLDAEKAHGLALSGLDLADRLGLAKTLGERVDDPVELMGLSFPNRVGLAAGLDKNADHLDALGALGFGFVEVGTVTPRPQDGNPKPRLFRLPEAGAIINRMGFNNAGVDHLIANVKASRYQGVIGINIGKNLTTPVEQAVDDYLHCLNKVHAHAHYITVNISSPNTPGLRNLQFGEHLDELLGTLREAGDRLDRDSGRRVPLAVKIAPDMEAEEVGLVARSLEANRIDAVIATNTTIAREAVAGLVHGDEQGGLSGRPVFEASNTVIRELRRHLPELPIIGVGGIDSGEAAMVKREAGADLVQLYSGFIYRGPGLVGECARALRGWRR; encoded by the coding sequence ATGTATTCCCTCGCCCGTTCGCTGCTGTTCCGTCTCGATGCCGAGAAGGCCCATGGCCTGGCGCTGTCGGGGCTGGACCTGGCCGACCGCCTCGGCCTGGCGAAGACCCTGGGCGAGCGCGTCGATGATCCGGTGGAGCTGATGGGGCTGAGTTTCCCCAATCGGGTGGGCCTGGCCGCCGGGCTCGACAAGAACGCCGACCATCTGGACGCCCTGGGCGCGCTCGGCTTCGGTTTCGTCGAGGTCGGCACCGTGACGCCCAGGCCCCAGGACGGCAATCCGAAGCCGCGGCTGTTCCGCCTGCCCGAGGCCGGCGCCATCATCAACCGCATGGGCTTCAACAACGCCGGCGTCGACCACCTGATCGCCAACGTGAAGGCCAGCCGTTATCAGGGCGTGATCGGCATCAACATCGGCAAGAACCTGACCACGCCGGTGGAGCAGGCGGTGGACGACTACCTCCACTGCCTGAACAAGGTGCATGCCCACGCCCACTACATCACCGTGAACATCTCGTCGCCGAACACCCCGGGGCTTCGCAACCTGCAGTTCGGCGAGCATCTGGACGAGCTGCTCGGCACCCTGCGCGAGGCGGGCGACCGACTCGACCGCGACAGCGGGCGGCGCGTGCCCCTGGCGGTCAAGATCGCGCCGGACATGGAGGCCGAGGAGGTGGGCCTTGTGGCGCGCAGCCTCGAGGCCAATCGCATCGATGCGGTGATCGCCACCAATACCACCATCGCGCGAGAAGCGGTGGCAGGACTCGTCCACGGCGACGAGCAGGGCGGGCTGTCGGGGCGGCCGGTGTTCGAGGCCTCCAACACCGTGATTCGCGAGCTGCGTCGGCACCTGCCGGAGCTGCCGATCATCGGCGTGGGCGGCATCGACAGCGGCGAGGCGGCGATGGTCAAGCGCGAGGCGGGCGCGGATCTGGTGCAGCTGTATTCCGGCTTCATCTATCGCGGGCCGGGGCTGGTCGGGGAGTGCGCCCGGGCGCTGCGCGGCTGGCGTCGCTGA